The following proteins are co-located in the Flammeovirga agarivorans genome:
- a CDS encoding POT-type proton-dependent oligopeptide transporter has protein sequence ELLISALGLAMVAALVPQHLMGFILGMWFLTQAAAFLLGGYVATFTAVPENITDPLQTLPVYTNVFSKIGLVTLGVTVVMALMVPWLNRMINTPASAE, from the coding sequence GAACTGTTAATCAGCGCTCTGGGGCTGGCGATGGTTGCCGCGCTGGTGCCGCAGCATCTGATGGGCTTTATTCTGGGGATGTGGTTTCTGACCCAGGCCGCCGCTTTCCTGCTGGGCGGCTATGTGGCGACCTTTACCGCGGTGCCGGAAAACATCACCGACCCGCTGCAGACCCTGCCGGTCTACACCAATGTGTTCAGTAAAATTGGCCTGGTGACGCTGGGCGTCACGGTGGTAATGGCGCTGATGGTGCCGTGGCTGAACCGGATGATTAATA